The segment CCATTGCAGGATTCTAAAAAGCACGGGAAGCAAGGCCCCAGGGCTCCTTTCAGGCTCATCTCTAAACAATGTGGTTAACTTCTACTTGCTCAGGGTTTTgatcaaaaattttaaaaatacatacaagtgtttgaataaaaaaaatataaagttcattacttatttgaaaatatatttctgagcACTTGCAGTGAGCACTGAAATCCTCTATAGCACAATAGTGAGAAATTTAGTGTAACTAGAGTGAGGAGGTCACCCCATCCACTTTAGAGACAATCATATCACATCTTTCATTCAGATGTTGCTGCACATCAACATCCAGGGTTTGCATTGCTCAGGCAGCATTCCTAGGAAAATGGAAGATGCTTTTAGTGGTTCCTCCCTCACTTCTGCAGCCTTTCTGTGTGTTTACAGCATTGCTGTCCTGCCCCAGAGGTAACCCAACAGGTCTTGCAAAGCCTCCTAACTTTGCCCCACCTCCATCATTCACAATCTTGTCTCTGTAACCTActcattttcccccattccaCAAACTATTAGTTTCAAAGAAATTCAGAGATTAATTAAAATGATTGGTGGGATGAGTAGGTGAGGGGGACAGGCTAAAGGGCTTGACAAgaagaaagatgaaaaggaCTGAGTGCGTACGGCTTGGTTATGCGATGACTAATGGAGGGTGGAGGAGATGGACACGATATTCATTTACAAGTGCCTGTGGTTCTGAAGAGCATTTTTCATGTGCAAAATGAACACTCACTCAACACTGGCTGGGCTTTTTTAGAGTTTTGGTTCCAGACTCCTCCACATCAAGCTGTGAGTCCCACTCTTCCCCCACCCATGCATTGCCACCtttcccctgtgtccccaagtgtattgatttgtttttatttcagcctCAGTTCCTGGAGCTCCACCTGGCCACAGGAGTCCTGCTGGGAgcaaagagcaggagcagaggccACGGAAGGCGGGGGTGGatgaggtggcagctgtgccacgcctgtgctgtgctgcacacTTGGACCCACTTGAACCGAGGACGCAAACACGCCCCGAGGAACCGGCGAGGGACCGGGACCAGCAGAACCCgggaattattattttacttcCACTTGGCCTAAGGAAACTCTATTCCTTGTACCCTCTCACTCCCACCTTCTTTTACTGTGCCTTGATGGAgtaaataagagaaaaatacttgTTCTTGCTGACTCTTCAAACTCTTGTCTCCCCCAGTTGGAGAAAACTGGTCTATAGTAACTCCTTAAGCAAGTGTGCAAAAATCCAGGATTTACCAGTTTTATTCACTTTAAGATGTGAAGAAGGATATCACATTTAGAAAGTGTGAAgtcctgtttttaaaaaaaagaagacaaaaaaatctaCATAATAATTTTCTATACAATAAAGGTGTTAGGGAAACTTCtctgaggagaagaaaaagcaaaatagtcTGACATgtctaaagaaaaatatatattgaaatatttaatatacaTGTAATAAAACTATATGGGaaaaaattttgggttttttttctgtgagcaCTCTTtccaatgtaaaaaaaaaaaaaaatcagaaactgacatttatcttttttctttccttttttttttttttttcccaaatgatttttaaataagtcAAAATCATTTGAGATGCAGGAGTGAAACAAACCAGCAAACCCATTTATTCCTGGACACCAAATATAATTTAGATGGATGTGGTGTGTGcaacaaattttaatttgtcCCTGAAAAGCCATTTAATTATTCAGATTATCTGATTGCCTCACTCAAGCTTCTATTGATTGATTAGAGAAGTTTGTAAATCAAAATGTGCATTACTGTTGCTCAACGCATCGGCCTCTCAGAAATACAGGGCAGGGATTGGCAATTCCTAGCCACAAGTTTGTTTATTGAGCCATGTAAATGGCTCTGGTTTGTACCTGGGTCAGGAAGCGTTCCCTCATCCTACTAAAGGAATAATTTCTTAAGGATGTCAGGAAAGGGGGAATAAAAGCCCGGAATTAATAGGTGTTTAATAAATCAGGGCATAGCCACCAGCTCCTTGGCTAATGGCCATGAGGATCACTATCCATGGGTCCTGCTTCTGGATCTGCTCCACTCTGAGTGTCTCAGCACCGATTTTGGGACTGAAATCTCAGCCAAGCCCTCCCCAAGGTCCCCTGGGAGCAGACAGGAGCTCTTGTCTTTGATTTCAGCactctgctgctccccacaaCCTTCACAAGCACCTTGTGTGTTATTCCCTCTGTGGCAGGGAATAACCTGCAGTGACAGGAAtgggtgtccccagagccacagggccccaGCTCCCAAACTGGAATGTCTGCTCCCCAACCCCGCCTCCGCAAGAGGAAGGAAGTACAGAGCTGAAATgggtggaggggaaaaaaaaattaaattaaattaatcccTCCCGCCCGATCCAGCCCTTACTGAAGTTAATCAAAACCTTGCCTATCAGTGGGCTCCAAAGGCAGTTTTACAGGTTATACAAATCTGTAATAAATAGAGTGGTTTAAGCTATGCTGACCATGTTCCTCATAGTTTGAATTTTGCTTTCTAGGACAGAAGACATGcagcagaaaactccaaaagataaaacaaaacaacacaaccaACTAATACATAAtcagaataaattttaatagTATTTGTCTATACAGCAAATTAATTGTGTGGCTTCCTATGTACCAGATACCCCCATTTTTAGCTTcatttggaaatatttaaaataatttatttcaaaataaaaaactccACACAACAAATGACTTTGAATTCAAGTCTTACatttcttcagattttcttCCTTGCCCTTTATAAACATGAAAACTGCGGGGTGACACAGAGGAGATCATTTATGGGCTGTCTCCGGGGGCTGTAACACTTCAAGGACGGCCACAGGAGATCCCCATCTCTGACAGGGGCCAGGAGTGGGTCCCTAGGGAGGCACACCAAGCCAGGGATGCCCCTGGGCACAAGTCATTTGCAGCTCTAGGATTTCCAGAGCCAGTGTAGATGCTCCGTGATTCGCAGACCTTAAGTGATTTCTCTTCTGTGAATTCATCCATCACGTTAAAATCCCTCCGTCCACCCTTGCCAGGGAGTTCCAGTGCTGAAGTGCAGTTCTTTGCTTTATTCCGAACCTGCCAGTTTCATTTGATGTCCCTTGGCTCTGGGGCCAGAAGAGTCAGCCACTGGTCTCTATTTATCTTGTGTGTAAACattaaaaggaattaatttgaGTGCTCAGTGCATTAATGAATTCCTGAGATTTCCTTATGCATGTGCAGTAACTTAGTGCTGTTTGGCTGAACAGTTCACCCAGCTGAAGTTTGAGTTACCTGCAGCCCAGAGAGATGCTAACTCTGTGAAGGCTGTGCAGACACCACAAGCACACAGTGAGCCCCCACATCCAGTCCAAAacgtttttgttttttttttattttgtgccaCAGACTGTTAACACACTGCATGCATTATTTCCATCATTCCACTTAACACCAGTGTTCTCCATGTGGCCAAAGTCAGGTGGGAACAACGCAGAaggaaaaatccccaacaaCTTCCAAGAGGGGAGCTGGACCTTCACTTTTCTTTCATAGCtgctgttgtttgtttgcttcaCTGCTCCTTTCTATACGGTAACTGGTAATTATGTCATTacatccaggaaaaaaatagaactgGGGAATTTGAAAGTGTGTTTTCAAAACTGGACCTAAGTTTGTTAGCTTCACATATCGTGAGAAGGGGTTAAAGCTGACAGACCAAGTTCTGCACTGCCAAAAAGCTGAACAGCAGCAAGCCAACAGCTTCGAGTTGGAAGCACGAGGAGCACTTGTTGCACTGCTGGCAATCAAACACACCAGGACAGCCCTgcagtccctgtgccaccccgtCCTGTCACCGCCTGTCCTCAAATACCTGCTGCACTTTACTCCAGCGGTGGCagcaatcccaaatccccagcACGCCGAGGGAAGGGGGTGTGCGGGGCAAGGAAAGGAAAGCGCATCCCTGCTAAGGAAAGCGCATCCCGGCTATCAGCCCATGGAGTTACTccagccaggcacagctcccATCTGTTGCTCCGAGGGGAACACGCCAGCGGGGACTTTTCTCCTCCGGCTCCAGCCCTTATTCTCCCTTCCGCTTAACCTGCAATTCCACAGCAATACTGGGACACTGGCTAAAATTAGGCCgtcgctgtcccctccccttgGAGGACGAGTTCAGAGAAACCCACCCGTAACCCGGCTTTTTCCCGTCGGGTTTTACTTCCCCTCCGCGTTCTCCCGGTTATTCCCGAGGCCGGGAATCGGCTCTCTGTGGAGGCAGAGCCGTGCCGGGGCGGGTGGGGGCGGAGGTGCGGGGGTGAAGGCAAACCCCCGAGCCGAAACCCGCGGGGACTCCCCgggcggcgggcccggggcgggcagCGCGGCAGATCCCCGCGGGGCTGGGCGGGCAGAGCCCGGGGCGGGCAGCGCGGCCGATCCCCGCGGGGCAGAGCCCGGGGCGGGCAGAGCTCGGGGCGGGCAGCGCGGCCGATCCCCGCGGGGCTGGAGCCCGGGGCGGGCAGATCCCGGGGCGGGCAGCGCGGCCGATCCCCGCGGGGCAGAGCCCGGGGCGGGCAGAGCCCGGGGCGGGCAGCGCGGCGGATCCCCGCGGGGCAGAGCCCGGGGCGGGCAGAGCCCGGGGCGGGCAGCGCGGGGGAGCCGCCGGTGCCGCCCGCGGCGCTGCCTGGaagcggcgggggcggcgggacGGGGAAACCACGTGGGGCTCCCCGGGAGCGCCGCCACCTGAAGGGCCGGACCGGCGGCGGGGGGGAGGGAAACGCGGCGCGGGTGGGAACGCGGCGGAGGCAGCgcaaacaaacacacagacagacaaacACACAGATAAACAGACGGACGGCCGGGGCTCGTtgcaccggcaccggcagcggcaGCCATGGCCCGCGGTAACCGGATCGTTCAAAAACAAAAAGACGTCAGCCCACACTGCCCCGCGCGCGCGCCCCCCCCCGCCATTACGTCATCCCACAAGGCCCCGCGCGCTCAAGAAGCTTCTgaagtgggggggggggggggtggccATGGCGACCCCGCGCCGGGCCCGCGCGCCGGgccctggccccgccccccctCGGGGACGGGGCGGCGGCAGCCAATGGGGAGCGCGCGGGGTGACATCATGCGCTATTTTTAGCGGGCCCGCGGCCGCTGATAAGTGAAGGGCTGCACGGCGGGAGCGGGCGCAGAGCGCGGGGTGGCGGGAGCGAGCGAGCGAGCGAGCGCGGCCGCCGGGACGGTGGAGCGGGAATAGCGCGGAGCCGGGCAGGGAAAGTACTTGTGGCGGCGGAGCGGCGTCCCGGCACCACCGgcgagaggaggaggaggagggcggcGAGGCGCCCCGCCAGGCCGGGCGGGCTCTcagcgcggcggcggcagcagcgacCCAGTAAGGCTCCGCGTTTCTCCTTCCTCGGCTCCGCGTTCCCCTTCCCCGGGAGGGTCGGGGTGCCCGCGGGGAGCTGAGCGGCGGCCGGGCAGCTTCCCTTCCCCGGACTGTGTTCTATGAGTGCAAAGATGGAGCCTACTTTCTACGAGGATGCGCTGAGCGCCGGCTTCGCGCCGCCGGAGAGCGGCGGGTACGGATACAATAACGCCAAGGTGCTGAAGCAGAACATGACGCTGAACCTGTCCGACCCCTCCAGCAACCTGAAGCCGCACCTGAGGAACAAGAACGCCGACATCCTCACCTCGCCCGACGTGGGGCTCCTCAAACTGGCCTCGCCCGAGCTGGAGCGGCTCATCATCCAGTCCAGCAACGGGCTGATCACCACCACGCCGACCCCGACGCAGTTCCTGTGCCCCAAGAATGTCACCGACGAGCAGGAGGGGTTCGCCGAGGGTTTCGTGAGAGCTTTGGCGGAGCTGCACAACCAGAACACGCTGCCCAGCGTCACCTCGGCCGCCCAGCCTGTCAGCAGCGGGATGGCACCTGTGTCCTCCATGGCCGGCAGCACCAGCTTCAACACCAGTTTGCACAGCGAGCCCCCGGTGTACGCCAACCTCAGCAACTTCAACCCCAACGCGCTCAGCTCCGCGCCCAGCTACAACGCCAACAGCATGGGATACGCGCCCCAGCATCACATAAACCCCCAGATGCCCGTGCAGCATCCCCGGCTCCAGGCTCTGAAAGAGGAGCCGCAGACTGTACCTGAAATGCCGGGGGAAACTCCTCCCCTGTCCCCTATTGACATGGAGTCACAGGAGAGAATCAAAGCCGAGAGAAAGCGCATGAGGAACAGAATCGCGGCGTCCAAATGCCGGAAAAGGAAGTTGGAAAGGATTGCCCGGTtggaagaaaaagtgaaaacttTGAAAGCCCAGAACTCAGAGCTGGCATCCACTGCCAACATGCTCAGAGAACAGGTTGCACAGCTTAAGCAGAAGGTCATGAACCACGTCAACAGCGGGTGCCAGCTCATGCTCACACAGCAGTTGCAGACGTTTTGAAGAGACTCTTCAGCGAGAACTGTGTGTTGTGGTACAactaaaagaggaaaaatccaAAGTGGCAGAGGCATAAAGCTAATGGCAAAGAGCTGAGGGGCTGAGTCCTGCCTGTGCTCCGCAAAGCGCATGTGTGGAAAGACTGGCAAAGCCTTgggccggggccgggagcgcggcgggcagcgctgccccgggaagtgctgctcctgctcggATGAGATGTCAGATCTTCGTTTAACATTGACCAAGACCTGCATGGACCTAACATTCGATGATCATTCAGTATTAAAGGTTAAACTGCAATAGAAACTGTAGATTGCTTTATGTAGTAttccttaagaaaaaaaaaaaaaaagtgggaggGAGGTTTGTGGGAGGctgataaacaaaaaaaaaaaagaactgttCTGCCTGCCTTCAAGTAAATTGTGTATGTAcatatctttttttattttattttatgaaagtTGATTAATGTCAATAAACTACTTCATGACTTTGTAAgttatttttatgttgtttatTTGGGCACTGCCCAGTATTGTTTGTAAATAAGAGGCTTTTTTTTAGCACTCTGAGTTTACCATTTGTAATaaagtataattttttaatgtttctgtttctggaaaaaaattctagaAGGTTCTattatatttaagaaaaataaaataattaaaatgtattttcccctcacactttttttttttatttttggctaGTACCTTAGTTGGGAAAATGCCTTTTGGGCTGCAGTCTGAAGGGTAGGGATTATGCTGAACTTACTCTGTAACTCCAGACATGTCCTGGAGAAGGTgtgaggaggggagggagaaccCAGACCGTCCTCATTAAACTCCTACAACTTCTGGGGCTGCCCTGAAGTTGGactccccagctgcagcctgcctgCCTCCTTCTTGGGGCCCAGTTTAGACATCTGACTTCAGGCAGGGTTGTGGAGGGGTGGAAAGGCAGGGAACGAAATTGTTCCATAACTGGAGCATCTGGCTACTTGATCTGAcatgttttttattaaattaatgcCCTCAAGAATATAAGGCAGGTGGCTGTATTAAGAGAATTATGCTGTAggcttcaaaaataaaaatattcaccTTTATCCCCGTGTTTTCTCAGGTAGGAGGTGATTCTTGTCTGTTAATATTTATGACAATGCTGCTGTCAACAGTAAAATAAGTTTATAACCCTTCGCCTTTCTCTAAATCCTTTCCCTTTTGGATGTTACTCTGGGTTCTAACCTTGGCAATAGGAAAGCTGGGAAAACTGAACCTAGTGGGAAATGAAGATAGCAACTTGTTGAAAAACAGCAACTCCTGTTGCTTGTTTCTAGCAATTTGCTGAAAACAGCAACTGCTCAGGCACTTCCCAGGTATTTTTTACAAAACAATCCTGATTTTTAGTACAATGACAATATACAGGTATCTCTCAGAAACATGCTACTTTACTTTTAGGGGGTGGGAAAGAGCTTTATTACCAGGATTTTAAACACTGCAcaccaaattaattttgtttaataaatCTATTTGAAGGAGACCAGatgttttcctgtttgctgTTTGGAGCCAAACAGCTAAGAAAAAATAGATGCTATCAAAAGACTgccagaaaatattaaaaaatcattattctcaaggagacttttttttttaatatgttttttccttaaattggAATATGCTTAATTTTAATTGAAGTGACAGCGTTGTTTAAGGTCACTTCAGAAAATGACTAgatagttatatatatatatttatatacacaaTGTTATCAAAATTCTACTCTGAAACTTGCAGCTACTGTGGGTCAGTTCTTTACAGGAAGCAGGGAAGTGTCTTCCTTTAACTTTTCCCCCCATCCTGTCACACATTTTACCACACAATGGgttgttttaatgttttaaagatGCTCATTTGGTAGTGTCCTTCCACATCCCAAGCACGTGTCAAGGTAGGCACCGTTTGGAGGGTGTTTGCTGCTGTCAGAGGAATAGAACTGTAACAACACCAACCAAACAAAGGGTTACTAGGAGGATTCCCAAGTTTGCCAAGAGTACATTTTGCTGATGTCAGCAACCCGGAAGGTAAGTTGATTTTGACCATATGTAGGAATAGACAGCAGAGGGATAAtacacagcactgctgggtgtGGTTTTACAGGGATTTAGCAAGTGCCAACTAGCAAAATAAGCAGGGCAAGGAGATTAATTACCTGCAAAGGTGCATGTTTAACTCTCAGCAGCGCTGGGTTATGGAAGAGACGTTACTAGCAAGCATTTTGCTTAATCACCTAATTAcgtaaaaaataaatacattacaTAAAATACTATGTTAATTAAGCCCAGCTGAGTGACAGTCTGCTCCACCCTAGCCCcatgtgcacacacaggcaTTCAGAAGTG is part of the Taeniopygia guttata chromosome 8, bTaeGut7.mat, whole genome shotgun sequence genome and harbors:
- the JUN gene encoding transcription factor Jun, yielding MSAKMEPTFYEDALSAGFAPPESGGYGYNNAKVLKQNMTLNLSDPSSNLKPHLRNKNADILTSPDVGLLKLASPELERLIIQSSNGLITTTPTPTQFLCPKNVTDEQEGFAEGFVRALAELHNQNTLPSVTSAAQPVSSGMAPVSSMAGSTSFNTSLHSEPPVYANLSNFNPNALSSAPSYNANSMGYAPQHHINPQMPVQHPRLQALKEEPQTVPEMPGETPPLSPIDMESQERIKAERKRMRNRIAASKCRKRKLERIARLEEKVKTLKAQNSELASTANMLREQVAQLKQKVMNHVNSGCQLMLTQQLQTF